The Acidobacteriota bacterium genome includes a window with the following:
- a CDS encoding L-lactate permease: MSWTQVYDPFGVWWLSTLAAALPVVVLLGLLAIFRVKPHWAAIAGAATALIVASAVFQMPWSLSTASLFYGAGFGILKIAWIVVAAVFLYDISVHTGQFEIMKQSVAAITPDRRLQALLVAFCFGAVIEGAAGFGAPVAIAGAFMIGLGFKPFHAAALNLIANTAPVAWGAIGTPVHTLAAVSGLPEADLNSMIGRILPITAIIVPFWLVRAMVGWRETFEVLPAILVVGLSFGATQFVWSNFVDSNLVDIAGGLVSLVSTVMFLRFWKPRRIWRFDDDPAHEAEAASEDAEAAASAAGTSSGSNSRRPAQVARAWMPFMVLTLFVLLWGLPAIKTALNQTSTPAFERGGWDVPVLHLAVTRAAPVVSKPEPEKAKFDFNWLSATGSACFIAAIFAGILLGVSPAELARIFWRTLVRMRFAVLAISFMLGLGFVTRYSGMDAVLGLAFTRTGWLFPFFGTFLGWLGVALTGSDTSSNALFGGLQRITAEQLNLSPILMCAANSAGGVMGKMVDAQSIVVATAATNQVGNEGVIFKFVFWHSIALASIVGLIVMAYAYLFPGAIPH; the protein is encoded by the coding sequence ATGTCGTGGACACAGGTTTATGACCCGTTCGGCGTGTGGTGGTTATCGACACTGGCGGCCGCGCTGCCGGTCGTCGTGTTGTTAGGTTTGCTCGCGATCTTTCGAGTAAAGCCGCATTGGGCAGCCATTGCGGGAGCGGCGACCGCGCTCATTGTCGCCAGTGCCGTGTTTCAGATGCCGTGGTCGCTTTCGACCGCGAGCTTGTTTTACGGCGCCGGGTTCGGCATCTTGAAAATCGCCTGGATCGTCGTTGCCGCGGTCTTTCTTTACGACATATCGGTTCATACCGGCCAGTTCGAAATAATGAAACAGTCAGTTGCGGCGATCACTCCCGATCGCAGATTGCAGGCGCTGCTGGTCGCCTTTTGCTTCGGCGCGGTGATCGAGGGCGCGGCGGGATTCGGCGCGCCGGTCGCGATAGCCGGCGCTTTCATGATCGGGCTCGGGTTCAAACCGTTTCACGCAGCCGCTCTTAACCTGATCGCTAACACCGCGCCAGTAGCGTGGGGAGCCATAGGCACGCCAGTCCACACGCTGGCTGCCGTATCGGGACTGCCCGAAGCGGATTTGAATTCCATGATAGGCCGCATTCTTCCCATCACCGCCATCATCGTTCCATTCTGGCTGGTGCGCGCGATGGTTGGCTGGCGCGAGACGTTCGAAGTGCTGCCCGCGATACTGGTCGTTGGATTGTCATTCGGCGCGACTCAGTTCGTGTGGTCGAACTTCGTAGACAGCAATCTGGTCGACATCGCCGGCGGATTGGTGTCGCTGGTTTCAACCGTAATGTTTCTTCGCTTCTGGAAGCCGCGCCGCATCTGGCGCTTCGACGATGATCCCGCGCATGAAGCTGAGGCCGCGAGCGAAGACGCTGAAGCGGCGGCCTCGGCCGCCGGGACATCCAGCGGTTCGAATTCGCGGAGGCCGGCGCAAGTCGCGCGAGCGTGGATGCCTTTCATGGTGCTCACCCTCTTTGTGTTGTTGTGGGGACTGCCGGCGATCAAGACGGCGCTCAACCAGACGTCCACTCCCGCGTTTGAGCGAGGCGGATGGGACGTGCCGGTGCTGCATCTGGCAGTGACCCGCGCAGCTCCGGTAGTTTCAAAGCCCGAGCCCGAAAAAGCGAAGTTCGACTTCAACTGGCTCTCGGCGACCGGCTCGGCTTGCTTCATCGCGGCAATCTTCGCGGGGATTCTGCTTGGTGTTTCGCCGGCGGAGCTTGCGAGAATCTTCTGGCGCACGTTGGTTCGAATGAGATTCGCGGTGTTGGCGATCTCGTTCATGCTTGGGCTTGGATTTGTGACTCGCTATTCGGGGATGGACGCTGTACTCGGGCTTGCGTTCACGCGCACGGGATGGCTGTTCCCGTTCTTCGGCACTTTTCTTGGATGGCTCGGAGTAGCGCTGACCGGCAGCGACACTTCTTCGAATGCGTTGTTCGGAGGACTGCAACGCATCACCGCCGAGCAACTAAACCTGAGTCCTATTCTAATGTGCGCGGCCAACAGCGCGGGCGGAGTGATGGGCAAAATGGTGGACGCTCAATCAATCGTCGTAGCCACAGCTGCTACGAATCAGGTTGGAAACGAAGGCGTGATATTCAAGTTTGTGTTTTGGCACTCGATCGCGCTGGCTTCGATAGTGGGTCTTATCGTAATGGCGTACGCTTATCTCTTCCCAGGTGCAATACCACATTGA